In one Candidatus Baltobacteraceae bacterium genomic region, the following are encoded:
- a CDS encoding YdiU family protein yields MSAERPIDTLVTGNSYAELPSRFFVPTAPTPLRDPYFVAVSPHAAALLDLDPSAIAEPSFVRALAGSDAIAGATTIATAYAGHQFGSWVPQLGDGRALLLGERRNALGESWEIQLKGAGETPFSRMGDGRAVLRSSIREFLCSEAMDALGVPTTRALAIVGSDDAVYRETPETAAVVTRVAPSFVRFGTFEYFAARGDAEAVRTLADRVIDRHFPEAAGAERRYAAFLQSVAERTARTIAHWQAVGFQHGVMNTDNMSILGLTLDYGPFGFMERYDPDWICNHSDHLGRYRFAAQPSIALWNLRALAAALEPLLDEESAAAALACYEPELRAAYLALCRRKLGLREWPDDSYDLLGDLFALMGHARADYTQTFRRLCEVAASPTDADEAFCEAFAARDVEARSWLERYRAAIRTSGLGEDVRAAAMRAANPAYILRNYLAQTAISRAQQRDYSAIERLLAALRAPFEERPEFADFARPAPEWAESLEVSCSS; encoded by the coding sequence TTGTCCGCTGAGCGTCCGATCGACACGCTCGTTACCGGCAATTCGTACGCCGAACTGCCGTCGCGTTTTTTCGTGCCGACGGCACCGACGCCGCTGCGCGATCCGTATTTCGTCGCGGTCAGTCCGCACGCCGCGGCGCTCCTCGATCTCGATCCTTCGGCGATAGCCGAACCGTCGTTCGTACGCGCCCTCGCCGGAAGCGACGCGATCGCCGGGGCTACGACGATCGCGACCGCGTACGCGGGGCACCAATTCGGCTCGTGGGTCCCGCAACTCGGCGACGGTCGAGCGCTGCTGCTGGGCGAGCGGCGCAACGCGCTTGGCGAATCGTGGGAGATACAGCTCAAAGGCGCGGGCGAGACGCCGTTCTCGCGCATGGGCGACGGACGGGCCGTGCTGCGCTCGAGCATTCGCGAATTTCTGTGCAGCGAAGCGATGGACGCGCTCGGCGTTCCGACGACGCGAGCGCTCGCCATCGTGGGGAGCGACGACGCGGTCTACCGCGAAACGCCGGAGACTGCGGCCGTCGTAACGCGCGTCGCTCCGAGCTTCGTGCGATTCGGTACGTTCGAATACTTTGCCGCACGCGGCGACGCCGAGGCGGTTCGTACCCTCGCCGACCGCGTCATCGATCGTCATTTCCCCGAAGCCGCCGGCGCGGAACGTCGCTACGCCGCGTTTTTGCAGTCGGTTGCCGAGCGCACGGCGCGCACGATCGCGCACTGGCAAGCCGTCGGCTTTCAACACGGCGTCATGAATACCGACAATATGTCGATCCTGGGATTGACCCTCGACTACGGCCCCTTCGGCTTCATGGAACGCTACGATCCGGATTGGATCTGCAATCATTCCGATCACCTCGGGCGTTATCGCTTCGCGGCCCAGCCGAGCATCGCGCTGTGGAATCTGCGGGCGCTCGCTGCGGCGCTCGAGCCGCTTCTCGACGAAGAATCCGCCGCGGCTGCGTTAGCCTGCTACGAACCGGAACTGCGCGCCGCGTATCTCGCTCTCTGCCGGCGCAAGCTGGGTCTGCGCGAATGGCCCGATGACTCGTACGATCTGCTCGGAGATCTCTTCGCGCTCATGGGACATGCGCGCGCGGATTATACGCAAACCTTTCGACGTCTCTGCGAGGTTGCGGCAAGTCCCACCGATGCGGACGAGGCCTTTTGCGAAGCGTTCGCCGCACGCGACGTGGAGGCACGGTCGTGGCTCGAGCGGTATCGCGCCGCGATTCGAACCTCTGGGCTGGGCGAGGACGTGCGCGCAGCGGCGATGCGAGCCGCAAATCCGGCATACATCCTGCGCAACTATCTCGCCCAGACCGCCATCTCCCGCGCGCAACAGCGCGACTATTCGGCCATCGAACGTCTGCTTGCGGCGCTTCGCGCGCCGTTTGAAGAACGCCCGGAGTTTGCCGACTTCGCACGGCCCGCGCCGGAATGGGCCGAGTCCCTCGAAGTGAGCTGTAGTTCGTAA
- the pfp gene encoding diphosphate--fructose-6-phosphate 1-phosphotransferase, whose product MSGDTLGILVGGGPAPGINGVIASATIEAINSGLRVIGLYDGYYHIAQGDPTQTCELTIDDVSRIHTTGGSILRTSRTNPAKDDATLQRCVRALASLNVRYLVAIGGDDTTYGATRIAALTQGRIGVATVPKTIDNDLPLPDSAPTFGFETARSVGTNIIESLMEDARTTARWYLVVSMGRKSGALALGMCKAAGATLAVIPEEFPNADLDLDVVVDTIVGAIVKRRASNHNHGVAVIAEGIVERLSADKLASLQDVPRDAYGHVRLADVPIGSVLRDAVRKRLAEIGVETTVVTKDIGYELRCAKPVPFDVEYTRTLGYGAVRYLLGGGSGALIALSGGRVVPVQLADLTDPATKRVRIRMVDVTTESYTVARNYMIRLEPEDFVEPRLSRLASQTQLTAHDFREQFEPLVR is encoded by the coding sequence ATGAGCGGCGACACACTCGGCATCCTCGTCGGCGGCGGTCCGGCACCCGGAATCAACGGCGTGATCGCTTCGGCGACCATCGAAGCCATTAACAGCGGCCTGCGCGTTATCGGGCTCTACGATGGGTACTACCACATCGCCCAGGGCGACCCGACGCAAACGTGCGAGCTAACGATCGACGACGTCTCGCGCATTCACACGACCGGCGGCTCGATTTTGCGCACGTCGCGCACGAATCCGGCGAAGGACGATGCAACGCTGCAGCGCTGCGTTCGAGCGCTCGCATCGTTAAACGTTCGCTATCTCGTGGCGATCGGCGGCGACGATACGACGTACGGCGCGACGCGCATCGCCGCCCTCACGCAAGGCCGAATCGGCGTCGCCACCGTTCCGAAGACGATCGACAACGATCTGCCCTTGCCCGATAGCGCGCCGACCTTCGGGTTCGAGACCGCTCGCTCGGTCGGCACCAACATCATCGAGAGCCTGATGGAAGACGCGCGCACGACCGCGCGCTGGTACCTCGTGGTGAGCATGGGCCGTAAGTCCGGCGCGCTCGCGCTTGGCATGTGCAAAGCGGCCGGCGCGACCTTGGCGGTGATTCCCGAGGAGTTTCCCAATGCGGACCTCGATCTGGACGTCGTCGTCGACACGATCGTCGGCGCGATCGTCAAGCGCCGGGCGAGCAATCACAATCACGGCGTGGCGGTGATCGCGGAGGGCATCGTCGAGCGTCTCTCCGCCGACAAACTCGCCTCGCTGCAGGACGTTCCGCGCGACGCCTACGGACACGTGCGGCTGGCGGACGTACCGATCGGCAGCGTGCTGCGCGACGCCGTTCGCAAACGCCTGGCGGAGATCGGGGTTGAAACGACCGTGGTCACCAAGGATATCGGCTACGAACTGCGCTGCGCGAAACCCGTTCCGTTCGACGTCGAGTACACGCGCACGCTGGGCTACGGCGCCGTGCGATATCTGCTCGGCGGCGGAAGCGGCGCGCTAATCGCGCTCTCGGGCGGCCGCGTCGTTCCGGTGCAGCTCGCGGACCTGACCGATCCGGCAACCAAGCGCGTTCGAATCCGGATGGTCGACGTGACCACCGAATCCTATACGGTCGCCCGCAACTACATGATCCGCCTCGAACCCGAAGACTTCGTCGAGCCGCGGCTCTCGCGCCTCGCGTCCCAAACGCAGCTTACCGCCCACGATTTCCGCGAGCAGTTCGAACCCCTTGTCCGCTGA
- a CDS encoding HAD-IA family hydrolase — MNRYAAVLFDLFGTLVDDRGDAIAGARELLAAFDGKRFAIVTSAPRRLARALIERAELPEPPVLVCADDVEHGKPAPECYVLGARRLAVEPVRCLVIEDSEAGIAAAADAGMEVIAVRRGRGSDFARRATRSIDRLGDLRLRGAPEGFEVL, encoded by the coding sequence ATGAACCGGTATGCCGCCGTGCTGTTCGATCTCTTCGGCACGTTAGTCGACGATCGCGGCGATGCGATTGCGGGCGCGCGCGAATTGCTCGCGGCGTTCGATGGGAAGCGGTTTGCGATCGTGACCTCGGCGCCGCGCCGGCTGGCTCGCGCGTTGATCGAACGCGCCGAGCTGCCGGAGCCGCCGGTGCTCGTGTGTGCCGACGATGTCGAGCATGGCAAACCGGCGCCCGAATGCTACGTTCTCGGAGCTCGGCGGCTTGCGGTCGAACCCGTTCGCTGCCTGGTGATTGAAGACAGCGAGGCGGGGATCGCCGCGGCTGCGGACGCGGGTATGGAGGTCATCGCGGTTCGGCGGGGGCGCGGAAGCGATTTTGCCCGGCGCGCCACGCGATCGATCGATCGCCTCGGCGATCTTCGTCTACGCGGCGCACCGGAGGGATTCGAGGTGCTTTAG